A window of Dickeya zeae NCPPB 2538 contains these coding sequences:
- the pgsA gene encoding CDP-diacylglycerol--glycerol-3-phosphate 3-phosphatidyltransferase, with amino-acid sequence MRFNIPTWLTLFRVVLIPFFVLAFYLPFSWAPMVCAGIFVFAAVTDWFDGFLARLWKQTTRFGAFLDPVADKVMVAVALVLVCEHYHSWWITLPAATMIAREIIISALREWMAELGKRSSVAVSWIGKVKTTAQMVSLVGLLWRPEPMVEAAGVAALYVAAVLTFWSMFQYLSAAWRDLLEH; translated from the coding sequence ATGCGATTTAATATACCAACGTGGCTTACCCTGTTTCGTGTTGTGCTAATCCCATTCTTTGTGCTGGCGTTTTATCTGCCATTTAGCTGGGCGCCGATGGTATGCGCTGGCATCTTTGTTTTTGCCGCGGTAACCGACTGGTTTGATGGTTTCCTTGCCCGTCTATGGAAGCAGACCACGCGTTTCGGGGCCTTTCTGGATCCGGTGGCTGACAAAGTCATGGTGGCGGTGGCGCTGGTGCTGGTCTGCGAGCATTATCACTCGTGGTGGATTACGTTGCCTGCCGCGACGATGATTGCGCGAGAGATCATCATTTCCGCATTGCGTGAGTGGATGGCTGAACTGGGTAAACGCAGTAGTGTGGCGGTTTCCTGGATTGGCAAAGTTAAAACTACTGCGCAGATGGTGTCGTTGGTCGGTTTGCTGTGGCGACCTGAACCTATGGTTGAGGCGGCGGGGGTTGCGGCTCTGTATGTGGCGGCTGTATTAACGTTCTGGTCAATGTTCCAGTATTTGAGCGCAGCCTGGCGTGATTTGCTTGAACATTGA